CACGACGGCGACCACGGTCGCGATGACCAGGGCCGGGGCGGCGAAGCCGAGCGTGATCTGGGCCTCCAGGTAGGGTGAGGTGGAGATCTGGTCGGCGATCGTCCGCCCCCACTGCTGGATCGAGAATTTCTGGGCGCCCGGGACCAGGTTGCCGACGAGGCTCTCCCAGACCAGGGCGTAGACGACGCCGATCGTCACCGCGTGCCGGGTGACGACCCCGAGCAGCAGGAACACCGCCGCGTAGGCGATGCCCGCGACCAGCGAGCCGACGGCGAACCCGAGGGCGATGCCGTCCTCGTTGCGCACCAGCAGCCAGGCCGCGAGATACGTCGGCACCGCGGCGAACAGCACCAGCAGCGACGCCGCCACCGCGAACTTGGTCTGCGCGATGACCGGGCGGGAGATCGGCTTGGACATCAGGTGGATGACGGTGCCGTCGTCGATCTCCGGAGCGATCACACCGGTGCCGACGATGAGGCCGAGCAGCGGGAGCATGGTGCCCAGGGCGAAGTTGTTCATCAGCATCGTGGCGTAGCGCTGGTCGGCGTTGCCGGTCAGGCGCAGCAGCACGGCCAGGCCGAGTAGGCCGAGCGGCAGCAGGAGCAGCAGCACGATCCGCCGCCGCCCGAGCAGCGCCCGGTAGGTGATGCCGGCGACGACTGTGTTCATGGCCTCACTCCGTTCGGCGGCTCGGTCGCTGGGACCCGGCGTCTTCCCTCGTCGCTCTGGTCGCTGCGCTCCCGCCGCTCCTCAGTCCAGACGCCGGCGCTCCCTCGCGGGTTCATGGCCTCACTCCGTTCGGCGGCTCGGTCGCTGGGACCCGGCGTCTTCCCTCGTCGCTCTGGTCGCTGCGCTCCCGCCGCTCCTCAGTCCAGACGCCGGCGCTCCCTCGCGGGTTCATGGCCTCACTCCGTTCGGCGGCTCGGTCGCTGGGACCCGGCGTCTTCCCTCGTCGCTCTGGTCGCTGCGCTCCCGCCGCTCCTCAGTCCAGACGCCGGCGCTCCCTCGCGGGTTCATGGCCTCACTCCGTTCGGCGGCTCGGTCGCTGGGACCCGGCGTCTTCCCTCGTCGCTCTGGTCGCTGCGCTCCCGCCGCTCCTCAGTCCAGACGCCGGCGCTCCCTCGCGGGTTCATGGCCTCACTCCGTTCGGCGGCTCGGTCGGGGGGAGTCGGCGGTTCATCAGGTGCTCCGGTTGATCAGGTACGAGAAGACGCTTTCCAGGTCCTCGTCGGCGGGGGAGACCTCGTGCAGGCGGATGCCCTCGGCGCGGGCGACCTGGGGCAGCAGTCGGGCGAACCGGCGGAACTCGACGGCCTGCACCTCCAGTCCCTCGGGCCGGAGCGTGACGCCGCCCGCGGAGCTGTCGAGCATCAGCGTGGCGGCGAGCTTGCGGTCGTCGCTGGAGCGGATCCTGAACAGGTGGGGCCGGTCGGTCATCAGCCGGCGGATCTCCCGGAAGTCGCCCGACGCGGCGTGCCGGCCGGCGACGAGCACCTCGATGTGCTGGGCGACCCGTTCGACCTCTTCGAGGATGTGGGAGCTGAACAGGATCGTCTTGCCCCCGGCGCCCATCGTGCGGATGAGGTCCATGAGGTGCATCCGCTGGCGCGGGTCCATGCCGTTGAACGGCTCGTCCAGCAGCAGCACCGCCGGGTCGTGGACGAGCGCGGCGGCGACCTTGACCCGTTGGCGCATGCCCTTGGAGTAGGTCTCGACGCGGCGGTCCTTGGGCTCCTCCATCTCGACCGTGGCCAGCGCCTTGCGGGCGGCCTCGACCGGGTCGGGCAGGCCGTGGAGCTTCGCCGCCGACAGGACGAACTGCCAGCCGGTGAGGAAGCCGTACACACCCTCCCGCTCAGGGACGAGACCGATATTTCGATAGATGTGGTGGTTCTTCCAGACGGTGGTGCCGTCCAGGGTGACCGTCCCGCCCGACGGGGCGAGGAACCCGGCCATCATGTGCAGGAGCGTCGACTTGCCCGCCCCGTTGGGGCCGAGCAGCCCGGTGACGCCGGGCCCGATGGTCATGGTGACGTCGTTGACCGCGACGACGTTGCCGTACCACCGGGAGGCCTGGGAGAGCACGATGTTCACCGCGAGGCCGCCTTCCGGTAGCGGAGGGCGAGGGCCGCCAGCGCTGCGGCGATGAGCACGACGACGAGGACGCCGGAGATCGGCCCGGCGGGGTAGCCGTCGCCGTCGGCGTTGGGCACGGTGCCGAACAGCCACACCTGCACCGCGTCGACCAGCCAGAACGGGTTGAGCAGCCAGGCCCACCTGGCGGCGGCGTCGTTGCCGGCGGACTCGAGCATGGCGTAGACGATCGGGACCGAGGCGGAGGACAGCAGGTAGACGGTGATCACCGAGGCCACGCCGAGCCCGCGCCGGGGCGTGAACGAGGCGACGGCCAGGCCGAACGACGACAGCAGCAGCGCGAGCAGCAGCCCGGTGGCCATGGCGCCCAGGTACTCGCCGGTGGCCGGCGGCCCGTCGAGGTCGATGAGCAGCTCGCCCACGTACATGAGAGTCAGCGGCGCCGCGACCAGCGCGAACAGCGCCACGGTCATCGCCACGATTTTGGCGGTGACGTACTCGGTGACCGTGACAGGCCGCGACAGGTAGAGCGGCAGCACCCGGAAGCGCAGGTCGGGCGCCACGGCCGTGGGCCCCTGCGCGGCCAGGAAGATGGCGAGCACCGCCTGCATGACCACGGCGAAGGCGCTGTAGGTCAAGCCGCGCTGGCCCAGCAGGGCCATCATCGCGATCGACACGATCGCGGGCAGCAGCATGATGGTGGCCAGGCCGAACGGCACGATCTTGCCGCGGGCGGTGCGGCCGAGCCCGAAGACGCCGCGCAGGGTGTGGACCGTGAGGGCGCGCGTGGCGTGGCCCCGGCCCAGGCGCGGCCCGTCGTAGTGGCGGTAGCCGATGTCGTAGATCTCAGACATGGGCGGCCTCGTCCCTGAAGACGTCCTCGATGCGCTGGCGGCCCCGTTCCAGCCGGATGAGGCAGAGGTCGAGGTCGGCGGCGGCGTCGCGGATGGCGTCGAGCGTCTCGGGACCGTTCACCTGGACCAGCAGCATCCGCCCGTGCGGGGTGACGCCGTGGCCGAGCTGCGCCAGCCGCTCTGCCAGCGCTCCGGTGCCCTCGTCCACCTCGACGGTGACGCTCTGGGTGGTCTGGGTGAACTCGGCGATCGCGGAGGAGCGCAGCAGCCGCCCGCCGTCGATGACGATCACGTGGTCGCAGATGCGTTCCAACTCGCCGAGCAGATGGGAGGTGACGAGCACGCTGATGCCGAACTCGGTGCCGATGCGCCGGATCAGGGTCAGCATCTCGTCGCGCCCGCGGGGGTCGAGCCCGTTGGTCGGCTCGTCCAGGAAGATCAGCTTGGGGTCGTGCACCAGGGCTTGGGCGAGCTTCACCCGCTGCTTCATGCCGGTGGAGTAGCCGCCGATGGCGCGGTAGCGCTCCTCGGCGAGCCCGACGTGGCGCAGCACGTCGGCGGCCCGCTCGCGGGCGGCCGTGCGCGGCAGCCCGGACATGCGGGCGAGGTGGACGACCAGCTCGGTGGCGGAGACGTCGGGTGGCAGGCACTCGTGCTCGGGCATGTAGCCGACGAGCCCGCGGATCTGCGCGCCCTTCGTCGTGACGTCCAGGCCGAGCACCCGCGCGCTGCCCGAGGTGGGCGGGAGCAGGCCGAGCAGGATCTTGATGAGCGTCGACTTGCCCGCCCCGTTGGCCCCCACGAGCCCCGTCACGCCGGGCCCGGTGGTGACCGTGAGCGCGTCGAGCGCCGTTACGGTCGGGAAGCGTCTGGTCAGCCCCTCGATGTCGAGGATGTGCATGATCGGGACCCTACCCGCCGCCTCCGGGCCGCCGCATCGGTCACACGGATGAGCCGCGTCCTACTTGAGGCCAGAATCTGCGCTGGATCGCGAGGGTGACGGTGCCGGCGACGAGCATGCCGGCGACGTTCAGCGTGAGCTGCGTCACCGAGCCGGCCACCTCGGTCCACTCGCGCAGCGCCAGCGCCACCGCCACGTAGCCGGCCGCGGGGACCGTGGTCACCGAGATGAAGACGCCGATCAGCGCCGACGACTTGCCGCCGGTGATCGACAGCACCCCGGCCGCCCCGGCGAGCATGGCCACGATGAACGACCACCGGTCCGGCTTGACGATGAACTGCACCTCCTCGTTCACCCGGAGGTTGGCCGGGCCGATCCAGCCCAGCCGGACGGACACGAGCGCGCAGGCGAACGTCACCGCGATGGCGATGGCGAAGCCCACGGCGAGCGTCCGGCCGGCGCCGGCCACCAGCCTCCACCTGGCGCTCAGCAGCCCGAAGCAGATGGCGGCGATGGCCCCGAACTCCGGTCCCAGCACCATCGCCCCGACGATCAGCACGATGGAGTTGAGGGCCACCCCGATGCCGGCGAGCTGCGTGGCGATCGTCAGGAACGCCAGGTACGCCCAGGTGATGCGCGACTCGGCCGAGACCCGCTGGGCGAGCTGGGCCCAGATCACCGCGTCGTCGGGGTCGCCCGGCGCCTCCTCGACGGCCTCCTCGGCGGCCTTCGACAGGGCGAGGTCGATCTGCGCCAGGGCGATCGAGCCCTCCTCGTGCAGCCAGGGGAGCGCGCCGATCACCGCGTTGGCCGACTCGCGGGCCAGGTCGGCCTGGACCAGGTCGCCCTGGGGGGTGACGGCCGCGCCGGGGAACACGACGATGTTCGTGGCCCCCGGGCACTCCTCCAGCACCGTCAGCACCTCGCGGGTGCGGGCGGCGGGGCTGATCACTCGAAGATGAAGCACGCGCTCATTGTGGTCGATCAGGTGCGGCGCAGGCGCACGCGGCGGACGGAGTGGTCGGCGCCCTTCTTGAGCACCAGGTCGGCGCGCCCGCGGGTGGGAGCGATGTTCTCGACGAGGTTGCGCTCGTTGATGTCGCGCCAGACGTTCACCGCGAACTCCGTCGCCTCCTCCTGCGACAGCTCGGCGATGTAGCGGAAGTAGGACTTGGGGTCCTCGAACGCGGTGCGGCGCAGCTTGTGGAAGCGCTCGACGTACCAGGTGCGGATGTTCTCGACCTTGGCGTCGACGTAGATGGAGAAGTCGAAGTAGTCGTTGACCGCGAGAGAGGTCGGCGGGGCCGGCTGGAGGACGTTCAGCCCCTCCATGATCAAGATGTCGGGACTTTTCACGATCTGGTGGGCGCCGGGGACGATGTCGTACTCCAGGTGGCTGTAGACCGGCGCCCGCACCTCCGCCGCCCCCGACTTCACCTCGGCCACGAACCTGACCAGTGCCCTGCGGTCGTAGCTCTCGGGGAAGCCCTTGCGGTGCATGATGCCCCTGGCCTCCAGCACCGCGTTCGGGTAGAGGAAGCTGTCGGTGGTGATCAGCTCCACGTGCGGATGCTCCGGCCAGCGGGCCAGCAGGGTGTGCAGCAACCGGGCCGTGGTCGACTTGCCGACCGCGACGCTGCCAGCGATGCCCAGGACGTACGGCACGCGCGACTCCGCGTGCCCGAGGAAGGCGCTCAGTACGCTGCTGCGCTGCTTGGATCCGGTGTAGTGCAGGTTCAGCAGCCTCGTCAGGGGGAGGTAGATGTCGGTGACCTCGACGAGATCGATGGGATCGTCGACGCCGCGCAACTCTTCCAGCTCATCTGCGGTGAGAGTCAAGGGCGTGTTCTTGCGGAGATCGCTCCACTGCTCCCTGCTCAGTTCCACGTAGCCGTTGTTCACCTAGGCAGCGTAGCGACGCGCGAAGGTGCGACTCCGGTCGGGTGGGGCGCGTTGTCCACAGGCTGTGGACAGGAGTGGGGGATTACCGACACTCAGTTCGGGGAAAGGGCCGCCCGCCATCCCGTCGAACCGGTCATGCCCGCGAGAACCGGCGGCTACTGTTCGGGTGAGGAGGGCCCATGGACCGTCGTCGCTTCCTTGCCACCGCCGTCGCCGGCATCGCCGGGCCGTTCGCGGGCGTCGCCTGCGCCGGCCGCCAGGGCGGGGCCAAGCCGGTGTCCGGCTACGGGCCGCTGCGCGCGACCCGCGACCTGCGCGACGGCAAGGTCCGGCTGCACCTGCCCGACGGCTTCTCCTACCGCTCCTTCAACGCCGTCGGCGACACCTTCTCCGACGGCTCGCCCGTACCGGGGCGGCACGACGGGATGGCCGCCTTCCCCGGCCCGCGCGACACGGTCTTCCTGGTGCGCAACCACGAGGTCAACGGCCCCGTCGGCGCGTTCGGCGACAAGGACCGCGCCTACGACCCGATGGCCGGCGGCGGCACGGCGACGCTCCAGGTCACCCGGCACGGCGAGGTGCTGAGCAGCAGGCCGTCCCTCACCGGCACCATGCTCAACTGCTCCGGCGGCCCCATGCCGTGGAACGCCTGGGTGTCGTGCGAGGAGACCGTCAACGGGCCCGACGTGGGCGACGACTCCACCGGCGGCGACAACTCCAAGCTGACCCGCCGCCACGGCTACATCTTCGAGGTGCCGGTCAGCGGTACGGCCACCGCCAGGCCCATCCGGTCCGCCGGCCGGTTCGCGCACGAGTCGGCCGCCTTCGACCCGGCGTCGGGCGCGCTCTACCTCACCGAGGACTGCTACCACTTCCCGTCCGGCTTCTACCGCTACCTGCCGCCCCGGCACCCCCTCAAGGCCGGTCGTCTCCTCGACGGGGGCCGCCTGCAGATGCTCGCGGTCGAGGGCATGCCCCGCGCGGACCTGTCCGCCGGTCGGCGCCCCGGCACCACGTACGCGACGACCTGGGTGGACATCGACGACCCCGACCCCCGTTTCACCGGCCGCCCGCCCAACGGCGAGGCCGTCCAGGCCGTCGGCCGGCAGGGCCGGGCCGCCGGAGCCGCGATCTTCGCCCGGCTGGAGGGCGCGGTCCACCACCAGGGCACCGTCTACTTCGTCTCCACCCAGGGCGGCGCCACCGCGCCCGGCGACACGCCGCCCGGCGGGTTCGGCGACGGCCGGGGCCAGGTGTGGGCGTACGAGACGTGGAGCGGCCGGCTCAGGCTCGTCTACGAGTCGCCCCGCTCGGCGGCGCTCGACCTGCCCGACAACGTGACGGTCAGCCCGCGCGGCACGCTCGTGCTGTGCGAGGACGGCGACGGCGCCAACCACCTGCGCGGCCTCACCCGGCGCGGGGAGATCTTCGACTTCTGCCGGCTGGCCGCCGTCCAGGGGGACCCGGGGGCCGAGTTCGCCGGCACCACCTTCGGCCCCGGCGGCCACACCCTCTACGTGAACGTCCAGTCCACGCGCGGCGCGTCGTTCGCCATCTGGGGGCCGTGGCAACGCGGCGCGTTCTGACCGCCCCCCGTTAGCCTGGGGAGATGATCCTGGGCATCGGGGTGGACATCGTGGACATCCGGCGGCTGGAGGAGGCGCTGCGACGCACCCCCGGCCTGCGCCTGCGGCTGTTCACCGAGGCCGAGCGCGACCTGCCCGCGCACTCGCTGGCCGCCAGGTTCGCCGCCAAGGAGGCGGTGGCCAAGGCCCTGGGCGCCCCCAGGGGAGTGAGCCACCTGGAGGCCGAGGTGCGCCGCCGGGCGAGCGGACGCCCCGAGTTGCACGTCACCGGCCGGGCCGCCGAGGTCGCCTACGAGCTCGGGGTCAAGCGATGGCACCTGTCTCTCAGCCACGACGGGGGCGTCGCCGTGGCCTACGTGATCGCGGAGGGATAGCTTCGGACCCATGCGCACCGCCTACACCGCCGACCAGATCCGCGCCGCCGAACACGCGCTGATGGCGCGGCTGCCCGAGGGCACGCTGATGCAACGCGCCGCGGCCGGGCTCGCCGCCGTCTGCGCCACCGCGCTCGGCAGGGTGTACGGCAGCCGCGTGGCGCTGCTCGTCGGCGGCGGCGACAACGGCGGTGACGCCCTGTACGCCGGGGCGCTGCTGGCCAGGCGGGGGGCCAGGGTGGAGGCCGTGCTCGCCGGGTCCAGGACCCACGAGCGCGGGCTGGAGGCGTACCTGCTGGCGGGCGGCCGGGTCGCCGGCGTCATGGCCGTCGAGCGGGCCGACCTGGTGGTCGACGGGCTCGTCGGCATCGGCGCG
The Nonomuraea muscovyensis genome window above contains:
- a CDS encoding DUF389 domain-containing protein: MLHLRVISPAARTREVLTVLEECPGATNIVVFPGAAVTPQGDLVQADLARESANAVIGALPWLHEEGSIALAQIDLALSKAAEEAVEEAPGDPDDAVIWAQLAQRVSAESRITWAYLAFLTIATQLAGIGVALNSIVLIVGAMVLGPEFGAIAAICFGLLSARWRLVAGAGRTLAVGFAIAIAVTFACALVSVRLGWIGPANLRVNEEVQFIVKPDRWSFIVAMLAGAAGVLSITGGKSSALIGVFISVTTVPAAGYVAVALALREWTEVAGSVTQLTLNVAGMLVAGTVTLAIQRRFWPQVGRGSSV
- a CDS encoding PhoX family protein, with the translated sequence MDRRRFLATAVAGIAGPFAGVACAGRQGGAKPVSGYGPLRATRDLRDGKVRLHLPDGFSYRSFNAVGDTFSDGSPVPGRHDGMAAFPGPRDTVFLVRNHEVNGPVGAFGDKDRAYDPMAGGGTATLQVTRHGEVLSSRPSLTGTMLNCSGGPMPWNAWVSCEETVNGPDVGDDSTGGDNSKLTRRHGYIFEVPVSGTATARPIRSAGRFAHESAAFDPASGALYLTEDCYHFPSGFYRYLPPRHPLKAGRLLDGGRLQMLAVEGMPRADLSAGRRPGTTYATTWVDIDDPDPRFTGRPPNGEAVQAVGRQGRAAGAAIFARLEGAVHHQGTVYFVSTQGGATAPGDTPPGGFGDGRGQVWAYETWSGRLRLVYESPRSAALDLPDNVTVSPRGTLVLCEDGDGANHLRGLTRRGEIFDFCRLAAVQGDPGAEFAGTTFGPGGHTLYVNVQSTRGASFAIWGPWQRGAF
- a CDS encoding ABC transporter ATP-binding protein: MHILDIEGLTRRFPTVTALDALTVTTGPGVTGLVGANGAGKSTLIKILLGLLPPTSGSARVLGLDVTTKGAQIRGLVGYMPEHECLPPDVSATELVVHLARMSGLPRTAARERAADVLRHVGLAEERYRAIGGYSTGMKQRVKLAQALVHDPKLIFLDEPTNGLDPRGRDEMLTLIRRIGTEFGISVLVTSHLLGELERICDHVIVIDGGRLLRSSAIAEFTQTTQSVTVEVDEGTGALAERLAQLGHGVTPHGRMLLVQVNGPETLDAIRDAAADLDLCLIRLERGRQRIEDVFRDEAAHV
- a CDS encoding holo-ACP synthase translates to MILGIGVDIVDIRRLEEALRRTPGLRLRLFTEAERDLPAHSLAARFAAKEAVAKALGAPRGVSHLEAEVRRRASGRPELHVTGRAAEVAYELGVKRWHLSLSHDGGVAVAYVIAEG
- a CDS encoding ABC transporter permease; its protein translation is MNTVVAGITYRALLGRRRIVLLLLLPLGLLGLAVLLRLTGNADQRYATMLMNNFALGTMLPLLGLIVGTGVIAPEIDDGTVIHLMSKPISRPVIAQTKFAVAASLLVLFAAVPTYLAAWLLVRNEDGIALGFAVGSLVAGIAYAAVFLLLGVVTRHAVTIGVVYALVWESLVGNLVPGAQKFSIQQWGRTIADQISTSPYLEAQITLGFAAPALVIATVVAVVWAGLRLRVFALTGDE
- a CDS encoding ABC transporter ATP-binding protein: MNIVLSQASRWYGNVVAVNDVTMTIGPGVTGLLGPNGAGKSTLLHMMAGFLAPSGGTVTLDGTTVWKNHHIYRNIGLVPEREGVYGFLTGWQFVLSAAKLHGLPDPVEAARKALATVEMEEPKDRRVETYSKGMRQRVKVAAALVHDPAVLLLDEPFNGMDPRQRMHLMDLIRTMGAGGKTILFSSHILEEVERVAQHIEVLVAGRHAASGDFREIRRLMTDRPHLFRIRSSDDRKLAATLMLDSSAGGVTLRPEGLEVQAVEFRRFARLLPQVARAEGIRLHEVSPADEDLESVFSYLINRST
- the coaA gene encoding type I pantothenate kinase, producing MELSREQWSDLRKNTPLTLTADELEELRGVDDPIDLVEVTDIYLPLTRLLNLHYTGSKQRSSVLSAFLGHAESRVPYVLGIAGSVAVGKSTTARLLHTLLARWPEHPHVELITTDSFLYPNAVLEARGIMHRKGFPESYDRRALVRFVAEVKSGAAEVRAPVYSHLEYDIVPGAHQIVKSPDILIMEGLNVLQPAPPTSLAVNDYFDFSIYVDAKVENIRTWYVERFHKLRRTAFEDPKSYFRYIAELSQEEATEFAVNVWRDINERNLVENIAPTRGRADLVLKKGADHSVRRVRLRRT
- a CDS encoding ABC transporter permease; translated protein: MSEIYDIGYRHYDGPRLGRGHATRALTVHTLRGVFGLGRTARGKIVPFGLATIMLLPAIVSIAMMALLGQRGLTYSAFAVVMQAVLAIFLAAQGPTAVAPDLRFRVLPLYLSRPVTVTEYVTAKIVAMTVALFALVAAPLTLMYVGELLIDLDGPPATGEYLGAMATGLLLALLLSSFGLAVASFTPRRGLGVASVITVYLLSSASVPIVYAMLESAGNDAAARWAWLLNPFWLVDAVQVWLFGTVPNADGDGYPAGPISGVLVVVLIAAALAALALRYRKAASR